One Vallitalea pronyensis genomic region harbors:
- a CDS encoding ABC transporter permease codes for MEAYAALNQKKPRLKRKKIIRQLKKDYQLWLLALPVIIYFIVFHYLPMYGIQIAFKDFIAMKGITGSPWVGFQHFERFITSYQFKRLILNTLGISFYQLAVGFPAPIILALMLNQTKNLKFKKFVQTVTYAPHFISVVVMAGMIILFLSPTSGVINHLIGGLGFDKVNFMANPGYFKTIYVFSGIWQNAGWGAIIYLAALSAISPSLYEAARIDGANKWHLIRYIDIPSIMPTAVILLIMNVGRIMNVGFQKTFLLQNDLNLASSEIISTYIYKVGLLDAQYSYSAAIGLFNTIINILLLVSVNRISKKVTETSLW; via the coding sequence ATGGAAGCATATGCAGCATTGAACCAAAAAAAGCCCAGACTTAAACGTAAAAAAATCATCAGACAGTTGAAAAAGGATTATCAGTTATGGTTGTTAGCCCTGCCGGTGATTATTTACTTTATTGTGTTTCACTATCTACCCATGTACGGTATACAGATTGCCTTTAAAGATTTTATTGCCATGAAGGGGATTACGGGTAGTCCTTGGGTAGGGTTTCAGCATTTTGAAAGGTTTATCACATCCTATCAGTTCAAGCGGTTAATTCTCAATACCTTGGGTATTAGTTTTTATCAATTGGCCGTTGGTTTTCCAGCGCCCATCATTTTAGCGTTGATGCTCAATCAAACAAAGAATTTGAAATTCAAGAAATTTGTTCAGACGGTTACCTATGCACCCCATTTTATATCCGTTGTGGTCATGGCTGGTATGATTATTCTCTTTCTTTCGCCTACCAGTGGCGTCATTAATCATCTTATTGGAGGACTTGGTTTTGACAAAGTGAATTTTATGGCGAACCCGGGCTATTTTAAGACCATCTATGTGTTTTCAGGTATTTGGCAGAATGCAGGTTGGGGAGCCATTATTTATTTAGCGGCCCTTTCTGCCATTAGTCCATCGTTATATGAAGCGGCAAGAATAGATGGTGCCAATAAGTGGCATCTAATTCGATACATTGATATACCTTCCATTATGCCCACGGCTGTCATTCTTCTTATTATGAATGTGGGTCGTATCATGAATGTAGGTTTTCAAAAAACATTTTTGTTACAGAATGATCTTAATCTGGCATCGTCAGAAATTATATCCACCTATATTTATAAGGTAGGTTTGTTGGATGCTCAGTACAGTTACTCGGCAGCTATTGGTTTGTTTAATACAATCATTAATATCCTACTACTGGTCAGTGTCAATCGTATTTCAAAAAAAGTAACGGAAACCAGTTTATGGTAG
- a CDS encoding carbohydrate ABC transporter permease yields the protein MNSIAKQSDKTIDIIIYILLGIVVLSVAYPLYFIVIASFSDPTLVNSGKVILLPKKISFEGYTLLINHKDLWTGYRNTIFYTITGTSIGVIMTMMIGYALSIKKFMGGKFLMMFLLITLYFHGGLIPTYLLVQKLGLYNTPTIMILFGSVSVFNIILARTFIRSTLSQELYEAAVIDGCTHIQYFIRVVLPLSKAIIAVLSLYYGVSYWNEYFKGLIYLTDKELYPLQLFLRSILIENAIDTELLDVEEALHQQRLVEIIKYGLIIVSSIPVLVIYPFLQKYFVKGVMIGSVKG from the coding sequence ATGAATTCAATTGCAAAACAAAGTGATAAGACCATTGATATCATCATCTATATTTTACTGGGGATTGTTGTTCTTAGTGTTGCCTATCCTTTGTATTTTATTGTCATTGCGTCTTTTTCAGACCCTACTTTGGTCAACTCAGGAAAAGTGATTTTACTACCCAAAAAAATATCCTTTGAAGGGTATACATTATTGATTAACCATAAAGACCTATGGACAGGTTATCGCAACACCATTTTCTACACCATTACAGGAACCTCTATCGGTGTCATCATGACCATGATGATTGGTTACGCATTATCCATCAAGAAATTTATGGGCGGGAAATTCCTCATGATGTTTTTACTCATTACATTGTATTTTCATGGTGGTCTGATTCCCACATATCTATTGGTTCAGAAACTAGGGTTGTACAATACACCGACCATCATGATACTTTTTGGTTCTGTCAGTGTGTTTAACATCATTTTAGCTCGAACGTTTATCCGTTCTACTTTATCCCAAGAATTATATGAGGCAGCTGTTATCGATGGCTGTACCCATATACAGTATTTTATTCGGGTGGTTCTGCCTTTGTCAAAGGCCATTATAGCCGTATTGTCTCTCTATTATGGAGTTTCCTATTGGAATGAGTATTTTAAAGGTCTTATTTACTTAACCGATAAAGAATTATACCCATTGCAACTGTTTTTACGAAGCATTCTTATAGAAAATGCCATTGATACAGAGCTGTTAGACGTAGAAGAAGCCCTCCACCAGCAACGATTAGTAGAGATTATAAAATATGGTTTAATCATTGTATCCAGTATACCTGTACTGGTCATTTACCCATTCTTACAAAAATATTTTGTTAAAGGTGTTATGATTGGCTCTGTGAAGGGTTAA
- a CDS encoding PQQ-binding-like beta-propeller repeat protein — MNNRTFKKLMAVVMIAMFAFSIMRMGQDHYVHGASPIITGFSTNHHIYHVKPATLTNGRGVIAASYDGKVLAYKSNGRHLWTGKTNGSFIFDLYVDDIDGDGFDESMAASADGSLYVFDKRGKLLWQHNTKAPLYCVNTIQADHNKKHILVGGIDRTIYKLSHDGAVLDTFESETGIIRHLETADMYGTGKEYLVAVTTVTDNSTTHALMLDVDTMQAEWTISLNAIKKDKYIGRMVLADINKDGQCEILLPHSRKVTPGQYIILNCHGDYIKSSTSSDEVVKRDYRMNFLSHIKMSSMGEEYILGLNQHQIIVNDLDGNLKAVYSGPASFAGGAFDPETNTYYMASETSGGDAIYAMRLDHNQWGEAFENMELTGRIKDVQRNIEKIDRQLESFVKPSYQDTISSGIHIALLDVPPELDEMTPNDAIQFADFSASWQEDYDRSGLSPYWQTHKDKRKTYDKSAEELIALAAEWEAKGQDFSMWAGHGSDPFYMQLSTLEGILKAAPNHCKMFIYSELSIKNEHMAYAINNQLVPLAELCQTYGSAKIFLRFKGTFWNGQYYDEAWAPLFDEKYKDVVIPSMEETNSRTQELSVAGRVGLWMTGAFDDWGGRLIEDNASYARQFEWSAQKTQSTYIRNLVYNLSLGATYFQNGLGTGRDQCELVYKLVDKGALIVPENDQILSIAPIALSMTTPDPDYIKHSINGHNMIGFDPNNTEKYVFDHIDPYWAGYPIAEHDISRYGYGASSRMLNFLPTTPYGFIPIISDNAGDHSYFDNKIVTDGKYFYNNLGEKQSPDAYKDTVQTMLSNAKDALPVVVEGDQVAWTVIRVDSKHVRVILLDAGYTTPRKREATITLQNLKGKKCQDILSGEELQIQNKEINVTIPAGVFRIIDITHK; from the coding sequence ATGAATAATCGAACATTTAAGAAATTAATGGCTGTCGTGATGATAGCTATGTTTGCTTTTTCCATAATGAGGATGGGTCAAGATCATTATGTTCATGGGGCTAGTCCCATCATCACTGGATTTTCCACCAATCACCATATCTATCATGTTAAACCAGCTACCTTAACCAATGGAAGAGGGGTTATTGCAGCCTCTTATGACGGAAAAGTACTTGCCTATAAGTCCAATGGGAGACACCTGTGGACGGGTAAAACCAATGGCAGTTTTATATTTGATTTATATGTCGATGATATAGACGGTGATGGCTTTGATGAAAGCATGGCCGCATCAGCAGATGGTTCACTGTATGTCTTTGATAAGAGAGGAAAACTATTGTGGCAGCACAACACAAAAGCACCCCTCTATTGTGTCAATACCATCCAAGCAGACCATAACAAGAAACATATTCTTGTAGGGGGGATTGACAGAACCATTTATAAGCTATCTCATGATGGGGCCGTGTTGGATACTTTTGAGAGTGAAACAGGCATCATCAGACATCTTGAAACGGCGGATATGTATGGTACAGGAAAGGAATACCTGGTAGCGGTAACCACTGTAACGGATAACAGTACTACCCATGCATTAATGTTGGATGTGGATACCATGCAAGCTGAATGGACCATTTCACTTAACGCCATTAAAAAGGATAAATACATAGGGCGTATGGTGTTGGCAGATATCAATAAGGATGGTCAATGTGAAATCCTTCTGCCTCACAGCCGAAAAGTGACACCAGGTCAATATATAATCCTTAACTGTCATGGTGACTATATCAAGTCATCTACCAGTTCAGATGAGGTGGTAAAACGAGATTACAGAATGAATTTCCTTTCTCATATTAAAATGTCTTCCATGGGTGAGGAATATATACTGGGGCTTAATCAACATCAAATCATTGTCAATGATCTTGATGGCAATCTTAAGGCCGTTTATTCCGGACCTGCATCCTTTGCAGGGGGCGCATTTGACCCTGAGACCAACACCTATTACATGGCCAGTGAAACCTCAGGTGGTGATGCCATATATGCCATGCGGTTGGATCATAATCAATGGGGAGAAGCTTTTGAAAACATGGAACTCACTGGACGGATTAAGGATGTACAACGTAACATAGAAAAAATTGACCGTCAGTTGGAGAGTTTTGTGAAGCCATCCTATCAAGATACCATTTCCAGCGGCATCCACATAGCTCTACTGGATGTACCCCCAGAGCTGGATGAAATGACCCCTAATGATGCCATTCAATTTGCTGATTTTTCTGCTTCATGGCAAGAAGATTATGACCGTTCTGGGTTATCTCCTTATTGGCAGACCCATAAGGATAAACGAAAAACCTATGATAAATCCGCTGAAGAATTAATCGCATTAGCGGCCGAATGGGAAGCCAAGGGACAGGATTTTTCCATGTGGGCAGGTCACGGATCAGACCCGTTTTATATGCAGCTATCCACCTTGGAAGGTATCTTAAAAGCGGCTCCTAATCATTGTAAAATGTTTATATATTCGGAGCTATCCATTAAAAATGAGCACATGGCTTATGCCATCAACAACCAGTTAGTGCCTTTGGCAGAACTGTGTCAAACTTATGGGTCCGCTAAAATCTTCTTGAGGTTTAAGGGCACATTCTGGAATGGACAGTACTACGATGAGGCGTGGGCACCTCTCTTTGATGAAAAATATAAAGATGTGGTCATACCGTCCATGGAAGAGACCAATTCAAGAACCCAAGAACTCAGTGTGGCTGGTAGAGTAGGTCTATGGATGACAGGAGCCTTTGATGATTGGGGCGGCAGGTTAATTGAGGATAATGCATCCTATGCACGACAATTTGAGTGGAGTGCTCAAAAAACCCAAAGCACCTATATACGGAATTTGGTTTATAATCTATCCCTTGGCGCCACATATTTTCAAAACGGCTTAGGTACAGGCAGAGACCAATGCGAATTGGTGTATAAGCTGGTTGATAAAGGAGCCTTGATCGTACCAGAGAATGATCAGATATTGTCCATAGCACCTATCGCTTTAAGCATGACAACCCCTGATCCAGACTATATTAAACACAGCATTAATGGTCACAATATGATAGGCTTTGACCCCAATAATACGGAGAAATATGTTTTTGACCATATAGACCCTTATTGGGCAGGTTATCCCATTGCGGAACATGATATTTCCAGATATGGTTATGGTGCTAGCAGTAGAATGCTTAATTTTCTACCCACAACACCTTATGGGTTCATACCCATTATTTCGGATAACGCTGGTGATCATTCCTATTTTGATAACAAAATTGTCACCGATGGAAAATATTTTTACAACAACCTGGGTGAGAAGCAATCCCCTGATGCGTATAAGGATACGGTACAGACCATGCTAAGCAACGCTAAGGATGCATTACCTGTGGTTGTTGAGGGAGATCAAGTAGCATGGACAGTCATTCGTGTTGACAGTAAACATGTACGTGTTATTCTACTGGATGCAGGGTATACAACACCACGCAAACGTGAAGCGACGATAACTTTACAAAACTTAAAAGGTAAAAAATGTCAAGATATTCTAAGTGGGGAAGAACTTCAAATACAAAACAAAGAAATTAATGTAACCATTCCAGCAGGTGTATTTCGAATCATTGATATCACCCATAAATAG
- a CDS encoding glycoside hydrolase family 2 protein, producing the protein MPRRIEAFNDQWQYMADFSPAYIEPAFNDASFEEVCLPHTHKVLPYNYFDEKDYQFVSCYRKHFTLSSDDKGKIIFLDFEGVMTYAKVYLNGTCIGEHKGGYTPFSINMTEHIRFDEENVLTVQVDAREREDIPPFGFVIDYLTFGGIYREVSLRVVEPLHIHTIYAKPQDVLEPVKAVHTDIAIINKTGKEVTFDLQLTLATRDGKQLATSYESMCGSLETLDCTMILKGLKAIQLWDIHTPCLYTVTVSIIMDGVVMDAYTSLIGFRTAVFTAEGFFLNGKPLTIMGLNRHQSFPYVGYAMPKRVQQKDADILKFDLGLNTVRTSHYPQSTHFLDRCDEIGLLVFEEIPGWQHIGDAQWQETACQHVSDMIIRDRHHPSIILWGVRINESVDHHDFYIRTNAIAHQLDKTRQTGGVRARENSEFLEDVFTMNDFINGRNGDTRIARSQQETTGLTYQVPYLITEYGGHMYPTKRFDQEERLDHHARLHMRMINHVHLDPHQSGGIGWCAFDYNTHHQFGAGDRICYHGVMDMFRLPKFAAYAYASQIAPSEKIILEPVTRYAMGERSRGGITPLTIYTNCDRVDFYIAGVKKGEYYPAVTDYAGVPHPPIIIDKLDGTWGSNWSDGLFIGYVRDKEVIRRQYACNPVLTNLDIAADDLELASGDWDATRVTLKAVDQYGNLIPFVDCIVHVTIDGPGSIIGPQAFNLIGGERALWVKTHGVPGTLTLTFAVEAFPNKTMMIEVK; encoded by the coding sequence ATGCCACGAAGAATTGAAGCTTTTAATGATCAATGGCAGTACATGGCTGACTTCTCCCCAGCTTATATTGAACCTGCTTTCAATGATGCATCCTTTGAAGAAGTCTGTCTGCCCCATACCCATAAAGTGTTACCTTATAACTATTTTGACGAAAAGGATTACCAATTCGTATCATGCTATCGAAAACATTTTACCCTTTCAAGTGATGACAAAGGAAAAATCATCTTCCTGGATTTTGAAGGGGTTATGACCTATGCCAAGGTCTACTTAAATGGCACCTGTATAGGTGAACACAAAGGTGGTTATACACCCTTTAGTATAAACATGACGGAGCATATCCGTTTTGATGAAGAGAACGTGTTAACGGTGCAGGTTGATGCAAGAGAACGGGAGGACATACCGCCTTTTGGATTTGTCATAGACTACCTGACGTTTGGAGGCATTTACCGAGAAGTTTCCCTTCGTGTGGTTGAGCCTTTACATATCCATACCATCTACGCAAAACCACAAGATGTATTAGAACCTGTAAAAGCAGTGCACACGGATATAGCCATTATTAACAAAACAGGTAAAGAGGTTACTTTTGACCTTCAGTTGACACTTGCCACAAGAGACGGCAAGCAGTTGGCGACATCCTATGAATCCATGTGTGGTTCCTTGGAAACATTGGATTGTACCATGATACTAAAAGGATTAAAAGCTATTCAGCTGTGGGATATCCATACGCCCTGTTTATACACGGTTACGGTGTCCATTATTATGGATGGCGTTGTCATGGATGCCTATACCTCCCTTATAGGTTTTCGAACAGCTGTTTTTACAGCAGAAGGCTTTTTCCTTAACGGTAAGCCCTTGACAATCATGGGGTTAAACCGTCACCAGTCCTTTCCATATGTTGGTTATGCCATGCCAAAACGTGTCCAGCAAAAAGATGCGGATATCTTGAAATTTGATTTAGGGTTGAATACGGTGCGTACTTCCCACTACCCTCAGTCCACCCATTTCTTAGACCGCTGCGATGAAATTGGACTTCTTGTCTTTGAAGAGATACCTGGCTGGCAGCACATTGGGGATGCTCAATGGCAAGAGACAGCCTGTCAGCATGTGTCCGACATGATTATACGTGACCGCCATCATCCCTCTATTATCTTATGGGGCGTACGTATTAATGAATCGGTGGACCACCATGATTTCTATATAAGAACCAATGCAATAGCCCACCAATTGGATAAGACACGACAAACGGGTGGTGTAAGAGCACGAGAAAACAGCGAATTCTTAGAAGATGTCTTTACCATGAATGATTTTATCAATGGTCGCAATGGGGATACACGTATTGCTAGGTCTCAACAAGAAACCACAGGCCTTACTTATCAAGTGCCCTATTTAATTACGGAATATGGCGGGCATATGTATCCTACAAAACGGTTTGATCAAGAAGAACGTCTGGACCACCATGCACGGCTTCATATGCGCATGATCAACCATGTACACCTTGACCCTCATCAATCAGGTGGCATTGGCTGGTGTGCATTTGATTATAACACCCACCATCAATTCGGTGCCGGTGATCGCATCTGTTACCACGGTGTCATGGACATGTTCCGTTTGCCCAAATTTGCTGCTTATGCTTACGCCAGTCAGATAGCACCTTCTGAAAAAATTATCCTCGAGCCTGTCACACGTTATGCCATGGGCGAACGTTCAAGAGGGGGTATTACACCATTAACCATTTATACCAACTGCGATAGGGTTGACTTCTACATAGCCGGTGTAAAAAAAGGGGAATATTACCCAGCTGTTACTGACTATGCAGGTGTACCCCACCCACCTATTATCATCGATAAACTGGATGGTACATGGGGGTCTAATTGGTCCGATGGTTTGTTTATTGGTTATGTCCGTGATAAAGAAGTGATACGAAGACAATATGCTTGTAACCCTGTCTTAACCAACCTTGACATTGCAGCAGATGATCTTGAACTTGCATCTGGTGATTGGGATGCTACACGGGTAACCTTAAAAGCTGTTGACCAATATGGAAATCTTATCCCCTTTGTGGATTGTATCGTCCATGTGACCATTGACGGTCCTGGCAGCATCATTGGTCCACAGGCTTTCAACCTTATTGGAGGTGAACGTGCCTTATGGGTAAAAACCCATGGTGTGCCTGGTACCCTCACGCTAACATTTGCCGTTGAAGCATTTCCTAATAAGACAATGATGATTGAAGTAAAGTAA
- a CDS encoding helix-turn-helix domain-containing protein encodes MKGSDPMDSFYHPTQQERLHLPFYIKCIGGFNNQVPIQRQNGYPADQLFFCYAGKGRLSIEGRTYDITKNMLYAIPMHMPHHYHAMEEPWGIDFIAYLGSGVEAIRQAFSLGMASVYELNGFSKLRDGLLDLYRIAKFSDDLSIYQSSARLYQLLVDVKEAIDMDQMKQEDSLSTKRIHHILAYIATHYSHDVTLDDLAQVIPCSQQLVCHLFQEEMHMRPIAYLNELRIQKAKELLLNDGRLSIAHIAKEVGFNHHSYFGWLFKKKVGMSPTRYRKQNTYNF; translated from the coding sequence ATGAAAGGCAGTGATCCCATGGATAGCTTTTACCATCCTACTCAGCAAGAAAGGCTACATTTACCTTTTTATATTAAATGCATCGGTGGCTTTAACAACCAAGTCCCCATTCAACGTCAGAATGGTTATCCGGCTGATCAGTTGTTTTTTTGTTATGCAGGAAAGGGAAGGTTATCTATTGAAGGAAGAACCTATGACATTACGAAAAACATGCTGTACGCTATACCCATGCATATGCCTCATCATTATCATGCTATGGAAGAACCATGGGGCATTGATTTTATAGCCTACCTAGGCAGTGGTGTAGAAGCCATACGACAGGCTTTTTCACTGGGTATGGCCAGTGTTTATGAGTTGAACGGCTTTAGTAAGCTAAGAGATGGTCTATTGGATCTCTATCGAATCGCCAAGTTCAGTGATGACCTATCCATCTATCAATCCTCTGCTAGACTGTATCAGCTGTTGGTAGATGTGAAAGAAGCTATAGACATGGACCAAATGAAACAGGAAGATTCCCTGAGCACGAAAAGAATCCATCACATTCTAGCCTATATAGCAACCCATTACAGCCATGATGTTACCTTGGATGATCTCGCTCAAGTGATACCTTGTTCACAACAGCTTGTTTGTCATCTTTTTCAAGAGGAGATGCACATGAGGCCCATTGCCTACTTGAATGAACTACGCATTCAGAAGGCAAAAGAATTATTACTTAATGATGGCAGGTTGTCCATTGCACATATTGCCAAGGAGGTAGGCTTTAACCATCATAGTTATTTTGGATGGTTGTTCAAAAAGAAAGTAGGGATGTCGCCTACCCGTTATAGAAAACAGAATACTTATAACTTTTGA